The nucleotide sequence TGATTCTATGACAGCACATAAGATTGTAATTGTAGGTGGTGGCGCAGGTGGACTGGAACTGGCGACCCAGTTAGGACAGACTTTAGGCAAAAATGGCAAGGCACAGATCACGTTGGTGGATCAGAAACTGACCCATATCTGGAAACCACTTTTACATGAGATAGCTGCAGGAACACTGAATCCATATCAGGAAGAAATCAATTACTTTGCCCATGCTGCAGAGAACCATTATGAATTTGTGTTGGGAAATTTTAAAAATATCGACCGTGCAACCAAACAGATTCTGATCGAAAACGATTATTTCTCTAAAAAAGCCCAGCCAAAAAAGGACATAAAGATTAACTATGACACGCTGGTACTGGCCTTAGGCTCTACTTCCAACGATTTTAATACCCCTGGTGTGCAGGAATTTTGTCATTTTCTGGACAGCCGCGAACAGGCAGATATTTTCCAGCAGGACTTGTTGCATCTATACCTGAATGCCCAGCATGAAGCATCCAGCCGCGAACTGAAAATCGCCATTATTGGTGCGGGTGCGACAGGAGTTGAACTGGCAGCTGAACTAGTCTCAGCCAAACATAATTTCCATAAATATGGACTCAATAAAATTGATCCCAACAAAGTTAAAATCACCCTGATTGAAGCCGCTGACCGTATCCTGCCTGCCCTGTCTGAAAAAGTGGCGGAGCATACCCTGAAGCAGCTAAAAGAATTAGGCATTGATGTGCTCACCCAGCATCGCGTAGCTAAGGTGGATGAAGATCATATCCACTTCGCCGATGGCAGTAGTCTGGAAGCAGAAGTGAAAGTCTGGGCCGCCGGCATTAAGGCACCGGATGTACTTAAAAATCTAGAAGGCTTTGAAAAGGACAATATCAACCGCCTCAAAGTCTATGCAACTTTGCAGACACTAACTGATCCCAATATTTTTGCTTTCGGAGACTGTGCCCATTGTAAGCCGCGTGCTGATGAGCCAGTGCTCGGTCCACGTGCCCAGGTGGCTAGTCAGCAGGCCAGCTTTCTTGCCAACTCATTAAGGCTGCGTGTCAATGGCAAGACTTCTCTGCCAATCTTCACTTTCTCAGACAAAGGTTCGCTGGTGTCCCTAAGTGAAAATAAAGCAGTGGGTGAATTACTTGGTCAGGTGAATGTGCATGGCTTCGTCGCAAAATCAATGTATATTTCCCTGTATCGCCTGCATCAGGCCACGATCTTGGGCTATACTCATGCCGGGGCCTTAACGCTTAAGGATTTCGTTACAAGAAAAATCTCGCCGAAGATAAAATTGCATTGAAATTTACATAGTTGTCCCCATTAATGAAAAAACCATCATTAGAATAGAGAAATTGCATTTTTTTGCTAATTTTAGTCTACAAAAACTCAATTTCACTTTATGATGTCTCTTTTAAAAATTTGATTGGATCAATATCATGACTGCAGTTGCAAATGACCTCGTGGTTTCTTTCCACTACACACTGACTAACGCAGAGGGTGAAACTCTCGACAAATCTCAAGGTGAACCACTTGCATATTTGCATGGTGCAGGCAACATCATTCCTGGCCTTGAAAATGCACTGCTTGGCAAAACTGTTGGCGACAAGTTCACTGTAACTGTTCCAGCTGCTGAAGGTTACGGCGAATACAACCCAGAGCTTGTACAAGAAGTTCCTGCAAAAATGTTCCAAGGCGTGGACAACATCCAACCTGGTATGCAATTCCAAGCACAAACTGATGACGGCGTTCAAATCGTAACTGTTAAAGCAGTTGAAGGCGAAACAGTTGTGGTTGATGCGAACTTCCCACTTGCTGGTCAAGACCTGACTTTCGAAGTTGAAATCGTAGCGATCCGTGAAGCTTCTCAAGAAGAACTAGACCACGGTCACGTACACGGTGCAGGCGGTCACCACCACTAAGATCATCTGATCTGACGTGCAAAAGGCAAAGTTTTTACTTTGCCTTTTTTATTACCTGCAGATTTTCAACATAAAAAAGCAGGACATCTGCCCTGCTTTGACTTAAGCCATAAGACTTATTTGCGCTGATTATAAATCTGCATTGCTGCTGGCAAGTTCTGACGCATTGCTGCAATACGCTGACTGTTTGATGGGTGAGTTGATAAGAACGCAACGCCACTGCTGGTCTGCTTGTTCATTTTTTCCCACAGCGTAATCGCCGCATTCGGATTATAACCGGCGCGTGCCATTAACATTAAACCACCTTGGTCAGCGCGGCTTTCTAGGTTACGTGAATATGGCAAACCGATACCGATCTGACTACCTAGCTGAGCCGCAGCTGTAGCACCTTGGCCCGCACCTGCTGCGCTTAAACCAATACCTAGAGCCAGATCAGTTAACGCCTGAGCACCAATTTTCTGTTTAGAGTGTTCTTCCAGTGCATGCACCATCTCGTGGCCCATGACCGCTGCAATTTCCGCATCAGTCAGGTTCAGTTTGTTCACGATCCCGGTATAAAACACCACTTTACCACCCGGCGCCACATAAGCATTGACCTGATCAGATTTCAGCACTGCCAGTTGCCAGTCAAACTTCACCCCGGTCTGGTTTAACTGGTCTGCATAAGGGCGCAATCTATTAAATACAGCATAAATACGTTTATAAGTCGCCGATGAAGTATCTAGCTGGTTTGCTGCACGTGCTTCCTGAACGGTCTTGTTGAAACCCTCTGTCGCAACTGCATTTAATGTAGAGGTATTTGCACCCGCCATATCTGCAACCGTTGCACAACCGGTTAAGGTCACCGCTGCTGCAGCGCACATGCTAAACAAAAATTTATTTTTCATTAGAGAGTCTCCACCCCAATTTCAAGGCACAATAATTTGTAAAAATTATAATTGAAACATCGTTATACCTGAAATGTGGAATTACTTCATCTTTTTAGCATTTATGTAATATTTCAGGTGATGAATTGTATAGTCAGCCAGTAAATCAAACACAATACATTCAAGACCAGATAAAACTGTGCCAATGGCTTGATTTTCTGTTCCAGCGTTTCACTTTTACGTTTAACATACAGGATCGCATTCTGGATCAAAATGACAGGTACCAGAATACAGGCAATGATCACGCTCAGTCCAACCAGTGCGCCATAAATAATTTCAGGATTGGACGTCTGGGCACGAATAATCAACATAGCAATGGTCGGTGCCCCGCCCATGGCAAACAGCAACGAATAAAACATGGTTGCCGAAATATTTTTTTGCATCCTGCAAAACTCTTATCTTACTGTTTAGATTCATTCTAGCAAGTCGCTGAAAAAAGCCTAGTTTGAACTGATGCAACTTTAGTCTTGAAAATCCGGTTTTTTCTAAAGGCAATAAAAAAAACCCTGTGAAATCACAGGGTTTTTCTCATTTCTTGCTTAAGGAATTAAGCAGAGAATGGGTGGCGCAGAATAATAGTTTCTTCACGGTCTGGACCAGTTGAGATGATGTCGATTGGACATTCAATCAATTGCTCAAGACGTTTCACATAGTTAATTGCATTTTGTGGCAATTGATCTAGTGATTTCGCACCGAAAGTAGATTCTTTCCAGCCCGGCATAGTTTCGTAGATTGGTTTTAAAGTTTCGAATGCAAGCGCATCAGAAGAACCTACACAACCAGAATCTGCAGCTTCATAACCTACACAGATTTTCACTTCGTCTAAACCATCCAGAACGTCAAGTTTAGTCAGGCAGATACCAGAAAGTGAGTTTACTTCTACTGAACGACGCAGGATTTCAGCATCGAACCAGCCACAACGACGTTGACGGCCAGTAGACGCACCGAATTCTGAACCTACAGTACCCAGGTGTTTACCAATGGCATCACCTGTATCAGTTGCAGCATCATAAACCAATTCAGTTGGGAATGGACCTGAACCTACACGAGTGGTATACGCTTTAGTAATACCAAGGACATAATCCAGGTGTAATGGACCAAGACCTGAACCTGAGCTTACGCCACCAGCAGTCGTGTTAGAAGAAGTTACGTATGGGTATGTACCATGGTCAACGTCAAGCAGTGAACCTTGTGCACCTTCGAACATGATGTTCTTACCCGCTTTACGGTAAGCGTGTAACTCACCAGTCACGTCCATCACCATAGGTTCGATCACTTTACGCCATTCGTCGCATAGTGCCAGAACGTCTTCAACTTTAACTGCTTCAACACCAAAGAATTGAGTCAATTGGAAGTTGTGGTATTCAAGCAGCTCTTCAAGTTGCGCTTTAAGATGTTCACCACCACGTACCAGGTCAGCAACACGGATTGCACGACGAGCAACTTTATCTTCGTAAGCAGGACCGATACCACGACCTGTTGTACCAATTTTCGCATTACCACGTTTTTTCTCACGTGCTTGGTCAAGTGCGATGTGGTGTGGCAGGATCAATGGACAGTTTGGAGAAATGCGCAGACGTTCACGTACAGGCACGCCTTCTTTTTCCAGCACTTCCATTTCATGGATTAACGCTTCTGGTGACAGAACAACACCGTTACCAATTAAGCACAGTACGTTTTCACGTAAAATACCTGATGGAATGAGGTGTAATACAGTTTTCTTACCACCAACCACGAGAGTGTGACCTGCGTTGTGTCCGCCTTGATAGCGTACTACCGCAGCCGCTTGATCTGTGAGCAGGTCGACGATTTTACCTTTACCTTCGTCGCCCCATTGGGTACCAAGTACCACAACATTCTTGCCCATAATAGCCTCATTACATCATGCTGTTAAAGTTGAAAAGCCTGGCTCAGCGACATGAATACTGAGCCGGACCATTAAATTGTTTTGACTGTCCACTCACCGTCGACATTCACCAGCTGGTGAGTCGCATACGGTACTGAGCTTAACTCATCATTACCTAATAACTGAATTACACTTAAGCCTTGTGCACGGGTTGCCTGAATCGCATTCAGCAACGCTGCATCCGTACCTTTTGGCGCAACTACAACTTGTGCCGCTGCAAACTTGCCGGCACTTAACATATATAAGTCGCAAGAGAAACCGGTTGCCGGACGGGCACGACCAAAGTGTTCACCAATACCATCGTAACGGCCGCCTTGAGCTAATGGCACTGCACGATTTGGTGCATATACGGCGTACATCAGACCAGTATGGTAGTGATAAGAGCGCAGTTCAACCACGTCTACACCAATTTCCAGTTCAGGCCAGCGTGCCTGAATCTCGCTTTGCGTCGTAATCAGTGCATCCAGTGCCTGTTTAAAGGCTGGATTTGCCAGTACTTCGGCACTCAGTTGATTTTTCAGCGCGTCCAGATCACTTGCATAGCGGCCCAGTACATAGAAATCCTGACCGAAGTTCAGTGTTGCAGTGAATTCTTTCAGTTCAGGTAAAGCTTTGCGTTGATACAGGTCAGATAACTGACGCTCAGCCGCCTTGCTGAGGCCCGCTTGTGCCACCAGGCTACGGAACAGACCGACATGACCCAAGTCCAGGTGAATCCCTTCTGCCAGACCTGCTTCTTCAATCAGGCTGACCATCAGGTCAATCATTTCTACATCGGCATCAATACTGTCTGAACCGAACAATTCAGCACCCAGCTGCAACGGCGCACGCGTGGTGTTAAATCCTTGTGGTTTGGTATGCAGAACTGTGCCTGCATAGCAGTAACGAGCCACACCTTCAACTGGATGTACATGCGCATCGATACGAGCCACTTGTGGTGTCATATCGGCACGCACACCAAGCAGACGGCCAGACAGCTGGTCGATCACTTTAAAAGTGGCTAAGTCTAAATCCTGATTCGATTCTGAGAGAGAAGATAAAGATTCAATGTATTCAATGAATGGCGTGTACACCAGCTGATAACCTCGAGATGCGAGGAAATCCAGTGACTTACGGCGCAAATCTTCTATGACTCGCGCTTGTTCTGGTAATACATCAGCTACACCATCAGGTAATAACCATGTCTCTGAAATGGGCATGTTGTAAACCTAAATTCTTGTCAGCGCGGAACAAATCCGCATAAAAAAATCGGGAGCACACCCGATTTCTCCTAGTCTAGCACGATCGCCAAAACTGTGCATCGCAATTTTGATAATTTTCTCTGACTGATCAAATGACTAACATTGATAATTCAAATCATCCATATAAAGGATAAATGGATATTTTACCCAAAATCACCATTTATCCTTTATCAAACTGATTTTTCGATATATTTAAGCTCTTCAGAACATCTTATGTTTTTTGTAGCATTCTGATCTTTTACAATTCTGTCCTAAAGGCTTCACAATTTTTTAATGATAAATGCCCAAAAATAATCCAGCATAAAAGTATGAGAGATTGATTCAAATGCCCAAGAAAGCAGCATACGTTGTGGTTGTGGATGATTTAAATTAACAAACATCATTCCTGCACTTCTCACGCCAATCTCAACTTTTTAAGTCATTGAAATAAAAAGGACATAACCTCATTTTAAATCCGTCTATGAAAATAAAATTACAGTTATGTCCACTGAAGAATTTATCATCATTGTCTATTTAATCATAGAGGAAATTTACCCAACTATAGTCTCTGAACCATTAAGAAAACGTGGTTTTCCACCTGCTTTAACCGATATTGAAATTATCACAATGCAAATTGTTGGTGAGTGTCTCAAAATGGATACGGATAAAAGCATATGGATGTTTTTTAAAAACAATTACTTAAGTTGGTTCCCTCATTTAGGTTCATATCCTAACTTTTGTAAGCATTGTGCAAACTTATGGCAAGTTCATCAAAAAATCACAGCCCAATTAACTGCACATTATGGTCAGGATCATATTCATTTTATTGATGGATTTCCTATACCTGTTTGTCGTTATAGTCGAGCAAAAAGACACAAGAATTTCAAAGAACATGCAGGTTTTAGTTATTGTGCTGCACAACAAGAGAAATACTATGGTTTTAAAGGGCATCTTGTAATTAACCTGAGTTCGATATAAAAAAAGAGTAGAAAAAAAGCCCTGTTTTTGTAACATATTGGTTCTCAAGACAAAATGTTATAAAACAAGGCTTCTCAATGGATCATATTACCGAATTATTTTGTATTTTGGATGATTTCTGCAAAAAATTTAATGAATCTTTAGAGAAAGCTTTAATTTCTAATCAAAAAACCAGGTTGAAAAAGTCAGCTTTAAGCTTGTCTGAAGCAATGACCATTGTCATTTTATTTCATCAATCCGGTTTTAGATTCTTCAAATATTTTTATTGCCAAATGATCGTTCCATTCTGGAAATCTGCTTTTCCTAAACTGCTTAGCTACAACCGATTTATTGAAATCATGCCCCGTTGTTTGCAAGCTCTGAGTAGCTTCTTCCATCAGGTGAAAGGAAAAGATACGGGAATCAGTATCATTGACTCCACTAAATTGGTAGTTTGCCATAATCTTCGGATTAAAAGGCATCGTGTATTTAAAGGCTTGGCCGGTCGTGGAAAAAGTAGTACGGGTTGGTTTTATGGTTTTAAATTACATCTCGTTATCAATAATTTAGGTGAAATTATTAATCTCAAGCTGACATCGGGAAATGTTCATGATGTTGCTATATTAGAATCTTTAACTCAAGAATTAAAAGGGATCCTACTCGGAGACAAAGGCTATTTGAGCAAAGCAAAAGCCGAAGCTTTAGCAGCAAGAGGACTGAAAATATTGACCCCATCACGTCGGAATATGAAAAATAAACCCATCCAAACTGAAGAAGAAAAACAATTACTTTGCAGAAGAGGATTGATCGAAACAGTGAATGATCAATTAAAAAATTTACATCAACTTGAACATTCACGTCATCGTTCGGTAAATAACTTCATGGTGAATATCATGGCTGCTGTAGTGGCTTATTGTTTGAACCCCAATAAGCCAGCTTTCCAAAATATGCTAAAAGGTTAAGTGGATTTCATCGAACTCAGGTTAATTAATTTGGAGGGTATGATTACTGGCTATACTTTCGCTCCAGCAAATGTAGATGAGCGTGATGTTGCACCAGAAATCACAGAAAATATTCATGGGTTACTAGGTGCAGATAAAGGTTACTTAAGACCCAGCTTGAAAGAATACTATAAATTTCAGTACGTTGATCTACAAACTCCTTTAAGAAAGAATATGCCGGACTCTAGATCTCAAGAATCAATGAGGTTGCTTATGAGAGCACGAAGGAAAATTGAAACGGTCATTGGTCAATTAACTGATCGCTTTAATATTCAAAAAGTAAGGGCAAGAGATTTATGGCACTTATCGCATCGTTTTATCAGAAAGATTTTGTCACATACGGTCTGCGTCGTTATGAATAAAAAATGTGGTTATTCACCGATTCAATTTGAAAAGCTTATTTAAAGTTGAGATTGGCGTACTTCTTATAAAATAACAGTTTTTTATGACGGTAAACTCAGACCATCTATGTTTCCCATTCAACCACCACCCACTCATTTTGATGCAATACCTATGAGTGAATTCCAGCGTGGTGTGAAAGACTGTACTCCTGTACTGTTAGGTGTAATTCCTCTTGCGCTAGTCTTGGTGCACTTGCGAATCAGAAAGATTTTAGCCTGATTGAAGTGCCATTATTGACCAGGCTAAACTTCGCTGGTGGTTCCGAATTTGCTGTTTTAGAAGCATGGACTAATCCACCTCATTTACTGACTCTGATCTTTTTACTTTTCTGATTAACAGCCGTTATATCCTGCTTAGTGCAACGCTAACACCTTATTTAAGACATCTTCCCAATCGAAAAGTTTTTCTTGCTTTATTTTTTATAGTGGATGAAAGCTGGGCTTTCGGGCTGGCAGATGCACAACGTCGAATAGCACAGTTCGGTTTACGCGATGCCTTTAGCATGACTTATTATGCCGGGCTGTGTTTTGTGCTGTATCTGGCTTGGGTCGGCTTTACCACTTTAGGTGCTTGGGTTGGGCCAGTGTTAGGAGACATTCACC is from Acinetobacter sp. ANC 7912 and encodes:
- a CDS encoding M48 family metallopeptidase encodes the protein MKNKFLFSMCAAAAVTLTGCATVADMAGANTSTLNAVATEGFNKTVQEARAANQLDTSSATYKRIYAVFNRLRPYADQLNQTGVKFDWQLAVLKSDQVNAYVAPGGKVVFYTGIVNKLNLTDAEIAAVMGHEMVHALEEHSKQKIGAQALTDLALGIGLSAAGAGQGATAAAQLGSQIGIGLPYSRNLESRADQGGLMLMARAGYNPNAAITLWEKMNKQTSSGVAFLSTHPSNSQRIAAMRQNLPAAMQIYNQRK
- a CDS encoding NAD(P)/FAD-dependent oxidoreductase, translated to MTAHKIVIVGGGAGGLELATQLGQTLGKNGKAQITLVDQKLTHIWKPLLHEIAAGTLNPYQEEINYFAHAAENHYEFVLGNFKNIDRATKQILIENDYFSKKAQPKKDIKINYDTLVLALGSTSNDFNTPGVQEFCHFLDSREQADIFQQDLLHLYLNAQHEASSRELKIAIIGAGATGVELAAELVSAKHNFHKYGLNKIDPNKVKITLIEAADRILPALSEKVAEHTLKQLKELGIDVLTQHRVAKVDEDHIHFADGSSLEAEVKVWAAGIKAPDVLKNLEGFEKDNINRLKVYATLQTLTDPNIFAFGDCAHCKPRADEPVLGPRAQVASQQASFLANSLRLRVNGKTSLPIFTFSDKGSLVSLSENKAVGELLGQVNVHGFVAKSMYISLYRLHQATILGYTHAGALTLKDFVTRKISPKIKLH
- a CDS encoding adenylosuccinate synthase, with protein sequence MGKNVVVLGTQWGDEGKGKIVDLLTDQAAAVVRYQGGHNAGHTLVVGGKKTVLHLIPSGILRENVLCLIGNGVVLSPEALIHEMEVLEKEGVPVRERLRISPNCPLILPHHIALDQAREKKRGNAKIGTTGRGIGPAYEDKVARRAIRVADLVRGGEHLKAQLEELLEYHNFQLTQFFGVEAVKVEDVLALCDEWRKVIEPMVMDVTGELHAYRKAGKNIMFEGAQGSLLDVDHGTYPYVTSSNTTAGGVSSGSGLGPLHLDYVLGITKAYTTRVGSGPFPTELVYDAATDTGDAIGKHLGTVGSEFGASTGRQRRCGWFDAEILRRSVEVNSLSGICLTKLDVLDGLDEVKICVGYEAADSGCVGSSDALAFETLKPIYETMPGWKESTFGAKSLDQLPQNAINYVKRLEQLIECPIDIISTGPDREETIILRHPFSA
- the slyD gene encoding peptidylprolyl isomerase, translated to MTAVANDLVVSFHYTLTNAEGETLDKSQGEPLAYLHGAGNIIPGLENALLGKTVGDKFTVTVPAAEGYGEYNPELVQEVPAKMFQGVDNIQPGMQFQAQTDDGVQIVTVKAVEGETVVVDANFPLAGQDLTFEVEIVAIREASQEELDHGHVHGAGGHHH
- a CDS encoding IS982 family transposase encodes the protein MDHITELFCILDDFCKKFNESLEKALISNQKTRLKKSALSLSEAMTIVILFHQSGFRFFKYFYCQMIVPFWKSAFPKLLSYNRFIEIMPRCLQALSSFFHQVKGKDTGISIIDSTKLVVCHNLRIKRHRVFKGLAGRGKSSTGWFYGFKLHLVINNLGEIINLKLTSGNVHDVAILESLTQELKGILLGDKGYLSKAKAEALAARGLKILTPSRRNMKNKPIQTEEEKQLLCRRGLIETVNDQLKNLHQLEHSRHRSVNNFMVNIMAAVVAYCLNPNKPAFQNMLKG
- a CDS encoding ATP phosphoribosyltransferase regulatory subunit; protein product: MPISETWLLPDGVADVLPEQARVIEDLRRKSLDFLASRGYQLVYTPFIEYIESLSSLSESNQDLDLATFKVIDQLSGRLLGVRADMTPQVARIDAHVHPVEGVARYCYAGTVLHTKPQGFNTTRAPLQLGAELFGSDSIDADVEMIDLMVSLIEEAGLAEGIHLDLGHVGLFRSLVAQAGLSKAAERQLSDLYQRKALPELKEFTATLNFGQDFYVLGRYASDLDALKNQLSAEVLANPAFKQALDALITTQSEIQARWPELEIGVDVVELRSYHYHTGLMYAVYAPNRAVPLAQGGRYDGIGEHFGRARPATGFSCDLYMLSAGKFAAAQVVVAPKGTDAALLNAIQATRAQGLSVIQLLGNDELSSVPYATHQLVNVDGEWTVKTI